The Pedobacter ginsengisoli region ATTAACTGGGCTGTAGTAACCCTTTTAAAATACATAGTTGCAGCATCCTTGCTTCCAAGCAGTATATTGGTCGCATCTGCAATTGTCATTTGTTTAATTGCAGATATGAATATTGGTTTAGCTTCTTTAGCTGCATCCTCTGCTGCTCTGTTTAAACTGGTAATTACATTATCAGCAAGCGAGCCTAAGCCAACACTTCGAAGGGTCTTTTCCACTTTTTGTGCTTCAGGTGGAAAAAGAATTTTAACAGCCATATTTCCTAAAAAACCATCTTTTGCCGAAAGCAGATCAGCACCATGTGATGTGCCTAACTCTAAAGCTTGCTTAATCCCCAAACCCATTTCAGTTGTTGTAGGGGTACCACCTGTTTGAACCTGATTTAGTATCTTTCCAATCTGAGCCTGGCTCTGTACATCACAACTGCTTAATGTTGCTACTGCTAATGCAAGCAGGTAAAGTTTATTTTTTTTCATTCAATGCTGTCTTATCCTCCAAACTTAACAAATCTTTAGCCAATAATTTGGCTGATTTAGCTAATTTGATGAATTCAGACCTATAACCTTCATTATCATTCCCAACTGCATTTTGTGCATTTCTGATTACCTGGTCAAAGCTTGAATTCTGGCGAAAATCAGATTGCCTTAATAGCATCCCAAATTCAGCAACAGCAGCACTGAACCTAAAATTGTTACTGGTTTTGTTAAATGGAACACTGGTATCAATTACAGGTTGTTCAATTAACTTGCTTACGCTTCCATCTGGTTGTTTATATCGTAGTTTAACCGTTAAAAGTTCTTTGCTATTTCCCAGAACAACAGGTTTGCTATTACTCTGGTATTTCAAATCATCTACACTACCCGAAAAAGTACTCTTAACGCCAACAGGAATAACTTCATACAGTGCTGTTACTGTATGTCCGGATCCAAGCTCTCCGGCATCTTTTTGATCATCATTAAAATCTTTAGCTTTTAGCATACGGTTTTCGTAACCAATTAATCTGTAAGATTGCACTTTCGATGGATTGAACTCTATTTGCAGCTTTACATCTTTGGCAATAGTGAACAGGGTTCCACCAAATTCATTGACCAAAACTTTTCTTGCTTCTGTGATATTGTCAATATAAGCATAGTTTCCATTGCCTTTGTTGGCAAGAACTTCCATCTTACTATCCTTGTAATTACCCATTCCGTAACCCAGAGTAGTTAAAAAGATCCCGCTTTTACGTTTTTTCTCAATAAGCTTTTCCATGTCATCATCCCTGGATGCACCGACGTTAAAATCCCCGTCAGTAGCAAGTATAACCCTGTTGTTCCCACCCTTGATGAAATTTTCAGATGCCACTTTGTAAGCCAATTCTATTCCTTGCCCGCCTGCAGTAGATCCTCCTGCACTTAACTTATCCAGCGCATCCTTAATTTTAATCTTCTGATCGCCCAGGGTAGATGGCAGTACCAGGCCTGCATTACCTGCATATACTACAATGGCTACTTTATCTGAAGATCTGAGCTGATCAGTCAATAATTTAAATGATGAAACAAGTAAAGGAAGTTTATTTGCCTGGTTCATTGAACCTGATACATCAATAAGGAAAACCAAATTTGAAGCGGGCAATTTCTCAGTTGAAATCGTGCGGCCCTGTAAGCCTATCTTTACCAGTTTATGGCTTGTATTCCATGGCGCATCGGCTATTTCTGTTACGATATTAATCGGGTCTTTGCCTTTTGGCTGTGGGTAATCGTAATCAAAATAATTGATCATTTCTTCTATTCTTACCGCATCCGCAGGTGGTAGTCCCCCGTTATTAATGAATCTTCGTATATTAGTATAAGAGGCGGCATCTACATCAATTGAGAAAGTTGAAAGCGGATTTTTGATAGCGTTCCTGAATTGGTTTTCTTTTATTGATGCGTAAGATTCTGATGACTCGATTAAAACGGGTACGTCCATTACAACGTTCGCCTGATTGATGCCCCTAATTGCCATCGTACCCCTTGATCCGGGTGCTCCAGTCATTGCCATCTTTGCATAACCAACTATTACTTCCTCCCTCAAGGACACCATTTGTTTTTCCAATTTAACATTTAGCACGGTACCTGTGATTTTTGATGTGAAAGATTTATAACCGATGTATTCAAATGTTAAAGTTTGTTCATTTTCAGGAACGGAGATAGTATACAATCCGTTTTTACCTGTCATTGTACTAATCCTCTTATCTAGTGAAAATACAGATACCCCGGCGAGAGGTGTTTTGTTATTCTTATCCGTAACTATTCCTGTAATAGTTCTAACAGTATTTCTGGGAGTCTTGAATGCGGCAAACAGTAAAACAATAAATATTGGGAACAATAGCTTTTTCATAATCATCTGGTTTTTCTAAATGATGTAAGCTTTGCAGAAATTCCACACCAGTCTCGAAAAATATTTTTATACTTGAGAAAATTATACCTGAAAGACCTTTGAAGTTTATAAAGAATAACGCCAGAATCCAGGAGCAGGACGATGCTGCTTTAATTGCGCACTACAGGCATAGCGGCGATCTGGAATCCTTGGGCATACTTTATAATAAATACATGCACCTTGTATTTGGTGTGTGTTTAAACTATTTAAAAGACGAAGAGCAGAGTAAAGATGCAGTAATGCAGATTTTTGAAGAGCTTGTGGTTAAGCTTAAAATTCATGAAGTACAGAATTTTAAAAGTTGGTTACATGTACTATCCCGTAACCATTGCTTAATGACGCTTCGCAAGAATTCAAAAAATACAACTGTTTCATTAGAAGATACTTTTGTGGAAAACACAGATTTTGTGCATCTTGATATTGATGATACAAAAGAGACGAAACTTACCGTTATGGAAAAGTGTATGGAAACACTTCCCGAAGAGCAACGCGTAAGTGTAAACTTGTTCTATCTGCAAGAGAAGTGTTATAAAGAAGTGGCGGATATTACCGGCTACGATATGCTGAAAGTTAAGAGCTATATCCAAAATGGTAAAAGGAACTTAAAAATTTGTATAGAAAAGAATAGTGGTGAATAACGATTGGTTAGATATAGCAGTTTTAGAAGATTATCTTGATGGTAAGCTCGATGCCAAAACTATGAA contains the following coding sequences:
- a CDS encoding DUF4197 domain-containing protein, producing the protein MKKNKLYLLALAVATLSSCDVQSQAQIGKILNQVQTGGTPTTTEMGLGIKQALELGTSHGADLLSAKDGFLGNMAVKILFPPEAQKVEKTLRSVGLGSLADNVITSLNRAAEDAAKEAKPIFISAIKQMTIADATNILLGSKDAATMYFKRVTTAQLMEKFKPVITTSLNKVSATKYWGDAANQYNKIPLVKPVSTDLSDYVAQKAIDGMFIQVAQEELKIRDNIGARSTSLLQKVFGYADKKK
- a CDS encoding YfbK domain-containing protein, with amino-acid sequence MKKLLFPIFIVLLFAAFKTPRNTVRTITGIVTDKNNKTPLAGVSVFSLDKRISTMTGKNGLYTISVPENEQTLTFEYIGYKSFTSKITGTVLNVKLEKQMVSLREEVIVGYAKMAMTGAPGSRGTMAIRGINQANVVMDVPVLIESSESYASIKENQFRNAIKNPLSTFSIDVDAASYTNIRRFINNGGLPPADAVRIEEMINYFDYDYPQPKGKDPINIVTEIADAPWNTSHKLVKIGLQGRTISTEKLPASNLVFLIDVSGSMNQANKLPLLVSSFKLLTDQLRSSDKVAIVVYAGNAGLVLPSTLGDQKIKIKDALDKLSAGGSTAGGQGIELAYKVASENFIKGGNNRVILATDGDFNVGASRDDDMEKLIEKKRKSGIFLTTLGYGMGNYKDSKMEVLANKGNGNYAYIDNITEARKVLVNEFGGTLFTIAKDVKLQIEFNPSKVQSYRLIGYENRMLKAKDFNDDQKDAGELGSGHTVTALYEVIPVGVKSTFSGSVDDLKYQSNSKPVVLGNSKELLTVKLRYKQPDGSVSKLIEQPVIDTSVPFNKTSNNFRFSAAVAEFGMLLRQSDFRQNSSFDQVIRNAQNAVGNDNEGYRSEFIKLAKSAKLLAKDLLSLEDKTALNEKK
- a CDS encoding RNA polymerase sigma factor, with amino-acid sequence MKFIKNNARIQEQDDAALIAHYRHSGDLESLGILYNKYMHLVFGVCLNYLKDEEQSKDAVMQIFEELVVKLKIHEVQNFKSWLHVLSRNHCLMTLRKNSKNTTVSLEDTFVENTDFVHLDIDDTKETKLTVMEKCMETLPEEQRVSVNLFYLQEKCYKEVADITGYDMLKVKSYIQNGKRNLKICIEKNSGE